The following nucleotide sequence is from Glycine max cultivar Williams 82 chromosome 9, Glycine_max_v4.0, whole genome shotgun sequence.
CTTATAAGGAGTGTaaaggaattttaaaaaaaataatgtgaaataGATATAAGATATTCTTATATTCTTCAAGGATTGCTCTTATATGGGATATAATGTTGTTCTTAATACTCACTCTTCTCATTTAATATTCTTTCAGGATTACAATGCAAAGTTATCTGATTTTGGGTTGGCAAAAGACGGTCCCGAAGGAGATGACACCCACGTTTCAACCCGAGTTATGGGTACACACGGCTACGCAGCTCCAGAATATGTCATGACAGGTAACCTTACaactttaaattttcaattaatccaATTTccatataataatagtaataataccAAAAGATAACATAATCAtgataattaaagatttataagtcattttcttataaaaaaaaaaaagtgtaacatTTAATCTTAACAATGTACTAAtttccaataaaattttataactatttCTTAACTCAAGTAAAGccgtaatattaattaataaaggtCAAATATGCTTTCGGTTTGTacttttagtgaaatttttttttcctgaatttAAACTTTAATCAATTTAGTAcctaaattttataagaaataatggTTTTTATCATTCTTCATTCAcgataaaaaatcatatttgataAGAGACAAAAATCATTacttttatgaaatttaggaattaaatttatcaagattAAAGTATGAaaactaatattaatttttactgaaaatacaaagattaaaaatatattttatccaaataataatataatatataattagtagTTAATCATGCACTTGATGAGCTAGAATTCTTGTAGCTAACTCAAATttacaatactttttttttataggtcaCTTGACAGCAATGAGTGATGTGTATAGTTTTGGAGTAGTGCTATTGGAGCTGTTAACAGGAAGAAGGTCAGTGGACAAAAACCGGCCTCCAAGGGAGCAAAACCTAGTGGAGTGGGCAAGGCCAATGCTAAACGATTCAAGGAAACTCAGCAGAATAATGGATCCTAGACTTGAAGGCCAATATTCAGAAATGGGAACAAAAAAAGCAGCAGCATTGGCATACCAATGCCTCAGCCACAGGCCAAGGAGCAGACCCTCAATGAGCACAGTGGTCAAGACCCTTGAGCCACTTCAAGATTTTGATGACATTCCAATTGGAACATTTGTGTACACAGCTCCACCAGATAATAATAATGAAGTGCAGCATAAGGATCAATGTGAGACACCTAAGAGGagggaaaataataataatggtcaCAATATTCATAGGAATGGCCACAGGCATCATCCACTTAAATCCCCCAAGGCCCCAAGGTCACAATCACAATCACAATCACAGTCACATTTACGTCCAAATGACCACAAACACAGAAATGGAAGAGGAAGTGGACCAAATTCTCCTCCATCACATGTGAAAATAATTAGGCCAGGAGTTATTGCTTGTTAGGAGGCATAAATTGAtaacttattatattttgtacatatacatacatagaGATATTTTCCCTCTAAATTGGTTAGTTTTGTGTACTGTATACCAACTAGCTAGCTACTAGGCCCCGTGTAATGATGCATACATATATCATGCCAAGAAAAAACAGACAAAGACACAAGAGGAGAGTGAGCGTGCAAgtatatatagaatatatatgGTCCACACATGGAAAACATGCttgagttaatttttttctatagtaatttaatttcttcaattaattagGAAAGGATTAGGGAAAGTTCTTCGATTATTTTAAGTTGTGTATATAAATATTGTGATGAGGTTTTcttctggacgaatcaaaagaCTGGTTCAATAATTGGACAATTACCAACTACGAGTTGTTGAACAAATTTAGATATGATCTTTCAACAAGAGAGGGGGTTACAGCTAAGAGATTTGACCAAACAACACGTAATATTGAATATGATGGTGAGTAACATGCCACTACGTAAGCTAATTCTAGATATACTAGTACTAATACTAATATTTATCAAAGTGGAGACAGAAAGGAAAGCCTCCCTCGTATGCGCACTTGATGATTAAATAACTAAACCTATGATTATCTCTTTCGTCAAAAGAAAGATAATCATTAcgtatgatgatgatgatggggtTGGGGGGAATgcttagaaaaacaaaagtaattGGAGTACCCTACTAGTCTATTCGacacaagaattttaaaattggattgttaatttaacaattcaAGGCATTGGTTCAAACTTTAATAGTGTAATCGAATCTgcttgtaataataataataataataataataataataataataataatacttaattGGTTCACTAGTTTTACACTCTAATTAATCAGCCGGTCCATTTTCCATAATAGTGATTTAACATCCAATAAAGAGAAATAGATCTAGATAGAAAAGTTTTAACATCAAGGCTATATCTCCAAGGACTGGTCTCTGATTATGAAAACTGCCTCTCTAGTTAGAATCAAGTCCTAATCAAAACCATCATATTATGCAAATTTGAGATTGAAAgcacaaaattttctaaaagataaattatgtaaCGATGGAGAATACGGAACTAGCTAGGTTCGAATTGGTGTTTAGATCAGTGATCCATGGATTCTAAAGCCTGCATGGATGTTTAGGGCAACTAATCCAAATGGATTTGGTGACTCAAGGCTATTAGTCTCAACTCTTTTAGACCAAGAGAACGTCAATGGAATGTACATTTGGTTACacatttatttttccctttacCTATATATGACTTTTAGGTTGTTCGTATCTCAGATCACAATTCATCACAGCACCCAAGTTATAATATGGCAATTTAGCTCTAGCgatacttttatttaaaatgtgttTATGATCAATTTTAAGGATGGACTAGCGGTTTAATAATTTAGCAGGAGGTCTAGTGCTGCTATAAAAGAGAGAACACAAAAGGGAAATATAAAtaagatggaaaaaaaaaaaagaatatataattatgtttatattAACCTCATCTTATATGCACTACATCAACATGTTTGCATCAGCTTTGGAAATACACATAAGAGTCATTTTTCATCTCAAATtaatataagaacataaaattaGCTGCTTTGTGTAGATGTTTTATTGTATTCCCTTTTTGCCTTTCTTTAATATATCTTTctgatttcttaaaaaaaatgcttagttgagaaaaaggaaacaaacacactacTATAGGTcaagttttaaaaatagttcACCACTACAATTTCAACCAGAATgtcaagattttttaaaatgcgGGCAACCACAATGCCGCAATTGTGGTGGCATTATACATAAGCAAATTTCTACAGTGCTAATATCATGAAATGCATTTATTCACAAATCCTCACAGTATCATAAAATGCGACAAAACCTTACTAAAAGGCATGTTTAGAGTATTTTCTTATAGCATTTAATGTACCTTCAAATTAAGTTAGACATTTTCTAAACCAAAGGGTGTGCCTTCAAAGTTTGATATCTTCTAAACCAAAAGTGGGGCGGGGCCTAAATCCTTTTGCCAGCTATACAAAcgggaaagaaagaagaataatgataaaaaaaaaaaaaaggtgagaaatacctttaacaaatattattttaaatttttatttcttgtgtATCAGTTTCTATTGCCTACAAAGGTATTCGATCGACCAATGcaaaagaaattaatgaaataagaTAGATATTAATGTTCCGTTTATTTAATGTTACAAATTAGaaactatttaaataaataaataatattttagctttctcaaaatattaaaataaatattttaatatttttgctttttcaaatttatataatcattataatttttttatacccactttttaacagaaaaaaaaaatcttcagaaaaattacaaagaacAAACGCAAAAGGCACAAAACTAGAGTGATCCTTCTTGCAGGTATTAACAAATGTGTTAGCCATCCAAACAAACTAGAATGTCTACGGTCAAACCCTTCTTTACCCTATTGAAATTATCAACACTTTGTTGCATACCAATTAAAGACCGTGTTTAACATgtttttggatttggattttttaaaacaaaatcttgaaTTCGAATattgtgaaaaaagaaaaaaaataattaaaaagaaaaactttgtcAAAAGAActgagttaattaatttttgggaTAGatattaatcatcaataaaattgaTAGATAATTGGTATATGTAACATGATTATTCAAATTACTATGTGtctgaattaaataaataaaaaggatgaGCCGTTTAAAATGTTCGAACCAAAACCCCAGCAAAAACTAGTATGTTCTTCAAACGTGAAACCAAAAATGGTTTATGTAGAAACGAAGATTTAAGTGGTTTCATCACTTCCTGAAACTTCTTATGTTGTTGCCACCGAAACAACCATCAGGGGTTTTGCCCCATTAAATGGTTTTCATGatgatctatatatataaaaaattcaagcTACCATTTtcccattaatatatatatatatgtgtgcgcTCTATTAATTCCTACATTTGTCTCCACTACTGTATACCTATTTAGTAGTTAGAAAACCTACGTGGGATTTTCATTCAGGGTTGTGTAGTgttcacaaaacaaaattagaagATTTTTCCTTTCTGAAGGAAAAATAATGGACCGAGACAAAAGTATAGATAAAGCAATCAAATTGCGAAGGCATCGTCACCAAAGAAGAAACAATGAATGGAGTTCGCTGCCATCATAGTCAAGTGGCTGGTTTTTGTTGCTTTCTTCTTGTAATCGTACTATTgtccttagtttttttttttttttttttgtcttttatctCATTTTAGGCTTATGATGATAAGTAGAAAGTAGACAAATTTACGTCAGAAGGTCCtttttataaactatttatATAATAGGGTCTATTTTGAAAGTTTTTACGAACGGGGTCTGTTTTGCATGGAAGTCGTCAGTGTCATTAGCGATAACAAGGAATCGTCATTGTCATTGGCGAGAAAGGAGATGGCATGGATAGTCCCACCTTGACGAGACAGGCTGATGTTGCCGTCCCACCATTGCTACTGGCGAGTCTGGTGATGTGGAGCGCCAATGCTTCTTGCGATATAGGTTGCAAGCTAGTGGTTTCTCACCACTTGAAATGGTGAGGCTGGTGTCGGGGATTCTGGTTtcctttaaatagatagttttTGCCTTGAAAATTTGTAGTGATTAccgaagagagaaagaaagaaagcacaAAGCGTGTTGAgtcaataatttataaatctTGCATTCATTCTCTTTAAATAGCCAGTTTTGCGTTGAAGTTTCTGATTTCATCCTTCACAAttgtatttatttgaagtaacaattgttattgttgttcaGTCAATAATTTACAAGTCTTGCATTCATTCTCTTTCAAGTTaagtttttgaataatttttatcatttacaaattatttattttgaagtaataaTTTGTGTGGTTAGAATCAAATTTGAAGCTGAAGTTTAAGTGTAGTAATTTTtggaattagattttttattttaaaattattacgaGTAATTATTTATAAGTCTTTGTTGATGGTTTTTATGCCTTAGAAATTTTTATGTGTGACCCTTCCAGTTTTTTAAGTTAAAGAATTATTCACAAATTATTTGATtggagtaataatttttttgttagaatgaaGTTTTAATCtctagtttaagtttaatagagtaagcaaatagatttttttatttttatcattcacaaattatttatttgaagtaataatttttttgttagaataaaattttaagctgaaatttaagtgtattaatttttgtaattagaatttttatttttaatttatttttattagattaattatttataagccTTAGTTGATGTTTTTTCtgccttaaaaatatttacgtGATTCCCTTCCAATTTTTGAAGTTAAGGAATTatccaaaaattatttaattggagtaataatttttaatgtctAGAAGAATTATACGCGTTCTAATGGGAGAGTTTTTTTATGGAAGAAAGGTGGTGCAACGGTCACATTATTCTCACCATTAGTAATGGCAATATATGTTCAAAAAAGCTGGTCTTCTACTGTTGCCTCTGCAACCTGCTGCTGCAACTGCAACCCTAGTATGCCCGTGTTGTGCTTGTCTCGCCAATGGGAAGGGCGATACGCTCCACGTCATCAGACTCGCCAAGAGCAATGACGGGACAACCACGTTAGCCTGTCTCGCCAACCGCGATGACGGGACCGTCCATGTCATCTCCTTTTTTGTCAATGACAATGACGGTTGACACTAGCGCCTTCCATGCAAAACCGATCTCCTTCGAAAAAACTTTTGAAACAAACCTTATTACGtaaatagtttataaaaaagaCTCTCTAATGTAAATTTGCCTAGAGAGTACTATTGCAGGAACTGGCTACAGAAAAACAAAAGGGTAAAGTGGACCTTTGGTTTCGAATTTGGTAAAAAATGCGAGAATTTAGATGAAATATgtattcttatttaaaaaatgcgagaatttatttaaaactcaaacaagCAACGCCATAAGGGAGAGACTAAGGTAATAGATTTTCTTGAcgaaaaaaaagtaatagataTTTTAGTGTATGAGATATTTATAATGTATGTCATTGACTTGAAGCATGGTGTATGTTTCTTTTCTTGAGATAGAAAGAACTCAAAGAAGTATAGATAAACAAATctctactctctctctctctagtgTTGTTATACGGTTTATGTTTGAAAAAtagattataattttatcaaaggaATGAAAGGATGACTAGAATTTACCGGTTATACTTAATAAGTagtatttaaatacattttttttcttgtatcaCAATTGTGTGACTTTGGTCCTTAGATTTTAATGGCACAAATTGAGTACTGTTGtaataatgaaattttagtCTCTCCATTAATcttctattaaatatttaacaaattttactaACATGACACTAGATAAAAATGTGTGTTATAATTAAAGTGTTGTTAGTCAGATATGTTGAGCAACATATCAATAATTATGTCAACaaaatctattaaatatttgatggaGAATTGACGCAGactaaaatcatataatttttatatagaaaGACTAAATTCACACAATTTAAACTTCAAACTCCAAAATTGCACAGATATAAAATCAAAGGGATCAAACTATTATggcttttataaaatattttttttacctcaaTCCTTCAAGTTGATTTCAAACCAACTAAAAGTATAAGGGTTttctgagaaaaaaaaaaacatctgtTACTTTTTTCCATCTTTTATGTAAcaattgctttctttttttatataaaagttctTCGCATAAAATCGACTTAAAAGCTTTTGTTAACAAAATTactagtgataaaaaaaatcatatttcccATCATAACATCCTATTTTCCAACAAAAAGACTAAGGTCCAACATAAACCAATCAAATTGCAGAAGCTAAAAGGCCTTGGGCACTAAAATACAAGGAAAATTCTTTTTACATTTGTTTTACTCATTGCgcctctccctttttttttaatttttctgaaaTTAGTTTTCGCAGTATATTTTACattccaaaaaataattttcaaaatacaagTAAGGAacgtaaaggaaaaaaaaacgagCGAATAGAATGTACCCTACCCAAACACAAAGGaacaattgttttttaaaaggcCTCTTTATTTCCTTCTCGTGGCCATCATTTTCtccttattatatatttttcttttagtgtTTCCCATATTTCAATTTTGGTTCATTGAAAAATAGGAATCATGTATCtttggattaaaataaaaggcaAGCTTAATGTATTTGTTTATCtgtaagaattaaaaacatgtatcaagaaatttataataaattatgtatttttgtttaaacAACTGAGTTAGACTTTCTTAATAGACAatctaaacatataaaaaaaaaatataagacaagttgtattctttatttttattgaaatatctcCTTTTGAAGATATTTGAAATAAGAAAACAAGATATTATAACTTTttgctcatttattttatattttaaaatctaaaaatactcTATATAGGCAAGGGCGGATTATTATGCATGTTTCTTTAAGTAGTCCCTTCAAGGCAAAAACAGTTAGTGGCCCAACGGACTGCTCTTGTGGTACATAACAGCTGTTAACGAACGGGGTGGGTATTTGATCAGATATTGGTCCCAATTAAACTGCTCTTGCTCCAGCCAAGAGCAAATATCAAAATATACTCTCTCACTCCACCCTATGTatcctttcctttccttttttcattcattttatccATTTTTTCATGTACAATGGAATCACCATTTCCTTTTACAAAGTTTTTTGCATCCCCTCTAAtgtaacaaaatcatgattttgttgtacaTTTTATGGAAGgataattctaaattttttgaATGATTGTAGGGGCCAATAGCAAAGTCATTGGGGTCAATAGCAACTCATTATTAGATATTAGGCTGAAAAGGCCCTTTTAAAAATGCATAGGAAACAACTATTCTCACTACCTATTTTGCTATTGACATTATCAACCATTGCAATTTGACCATTCTACCCTTCTTCCTTTTTCCTACACCCCCAACTCTTCTCCCTTCCTCTCACTTTCCCCTTCCTCTTTCATAACACACCCAACCCTTATTCGTCCCTCTCTTATTTCTCCAtcacttctcttctctctcattCCCTTAGACCAttggtaatttttttacacaatgaaatcatatttttgtatttttaaaattttctataatatcacaaaaacatgtttttgttgttttttcttttgcaaaataatttacaaaatgaaaatgtgtttttgttgTGTAGGTATACAACGGAAGCATGTTTCCATTTTGTAAAGtttatcagaaaaaaaataacaatggaAACACATTTCCATTGTACATTGATAGTTACACAATAGAAACGTGTTTCCATTGAGAAAATGGGTGTGAGAAAAAAACACAATGTAAACACATTTTCATTGTTATTACCAATGTAGAACAAAAATGTGCTTTCATTGTGTAATTgggggtgaaaaaaaaatacacaacttACATGACGAAAATGTACTtccattgtgtatttttttcaccTTCAATTATACAACAACATGTTTCCGATGTGTAATTTTTGAGATGACAGTTTTGGAATATTAGTAAAAAGCATTCACATGAGTAGTGCCATTAGCAAAAGTAGGAGTGTCAATAGCAGTTCCCAAATGCACAATGGCATCATGGActcaaacaaaatttttcacTAGCTACAttgatcatgaaaaaaaaaactaaatatacgTTTAAActagtttatttatatttaaaataaattttataaaaatatcttagTATTCTCAAAAAGAAttccttaaatgaaaaaaaaagtagactAATCATGCATgagattttatgaaattatacaaattctttatgtttttatctacTTATACGATAACcctcattaattttttagaaatatacaTTGACACTCCTTTATACATTACACtaattttccttaattatttttaaaaacattacacCATGCTCTCCAATAAAGGAGATTACtgtaaatattgaaaaaaagtaTTTGTGTAACTTTATGATTGAATTTTTCTTATCGGCGTTAATATACAATGTTAGTGGAAAAATTTAAACAGCTAACCTTATCGCTCAAACTCTTATGTGTCTCCAACCACCAAATCACCTTATAACTCCAAATCCAAGAAGTAATTACtgtaatttattctaaaaaaataatctaaaaatatgtTAACAGGTTTGGCCATGAGATAAAGTCACTAATAGCACATTTGGATAAAATTTTGGGTCAGATGTGACGTGAATTTTGTGAAACAGCTAGTATTAATTTTGCATCAAAACAAGAATTGGACATGGAAATCAAACAATACGTGCGTTTTCAATCAACACCATTCCAAACACGCATTAAGGCCCTAATAATTTCACGAAACCTCATATTGTGCACTGATTATacttaatacattttaaattataaggacaatttatatattttaaggcttaaatatgatttttttacttaaattggAGTAACTGTcgggtttaattttttttctatcggGTTTAAATCTGTTTTTTAGAGtactttaatttcaaaaattattctttGTAGTTCctcttgtgataaaaaaaattgtcacaaattaattatatatttaaatcacCAAAAATCAGACAagagaaactaaaaagaaatatgtttttgaaattaagggactaagaaaacatatttacatttcaagaaaaaaacaatgataACCTAAATTTAAGAGATCAAAACATAATTAAgcctatatattatattaagacAAGTTGCAAAGCTTGTAGGAACTACTGCCCCCACAGCTCTTAACCTAGCTAGGTCCTTCCCTGGTAATTAATATGGAGTTTAGatgaaattctaattaaaaacttCATTGCGACTATTCTACGTTTAAAGGCCAAACTACACAAGATAAACcgtataagttattataaatcaCATTTGAAAGGGcgattaattcattttttgtatttatagtTCCGCCATTGTTGGTAGTACACATGATGCACAGATCATGATCTCTAATAAACTAGCATGATGAAAAGATTCCTTTGCCCTATTGCGTTTGTCTCGGATCTCTTCATGCCATCTAACGTGGCAAATAAAGTAGCAAGTTATGTCATCAACACTAGGACTCTAATTCTGAGGGGAAAGCCCCATGCAGTTTTGTACATTAAACCAAAGCaacatttatgaattttttatttacttatatattattcaactttttttatttatatccaataaaaaaaattaattcacacTTATATATACACCAACATATTCCATTTGTACAATTGCAAGCCCCATGCTGAGATGTGAAACACCAAGGATGGACGTTAGGTGtgaaataattataatgtaTTATTAACTTGATTCATTCTTCCCTTTTCTCTATTTTGCACTGCATCATGTTATTGTGTGGGCTATGATAGTGCCCAAAACCCTTGCTATGGTAGCTACATGCATGGTACGATTCGATAAAATCTAGGACGCGTTTTTCATATTGCAAGTCAATCACCTAAGTTTTATTTTACGTGGATAGGTCATGCATTACTCGGCTTAGGCTAGACCCGTGACAAGGGACAAATCATTCAATGGCCGGAATAATGAATCAAATACTATAGTATAAATTATA
It contains:
- the LOC100797003 gene encoding serine/threonine-protein kinase RIPK, which gives rise to MTLMKILWKSLFPGCYKGEYPSPKPKKVVATKPNSSHRISVTDLSYPSTTLSEDLSISLAGTNLHVFSIAELKIITQQFSSSNFLGEGGFGPVHKGFIDDKLRHGLKAQPVAVKLLNLDGSQGHKEWLTEVVFLGQLRHPHLVKLIGYCCEEEHRVLVYEYLPRGSLENQLFRRFSASLPWSTRMKIAVGAAKGLAFLHEAEKPVIYRDFKASNILLDSDYNAKLSDFGLAKDGPEGDDTHVSTRVMGTHGYAAPEYVMTGHLTAMSDVYSFGVVLLELLTGRRSVDKNRPPREQNLVEWARPMLNDSRKLSRIMDPRLEGQYSEMGTKKAAALAYQCLSHRPRSRPSMSTVVKTLEPLQDFDDIPIGTFVYTAPPDNNNEVQHKDQCETPKRRENNNNGHNIHRNGHRHHPLKSPKAPRSQSQSQSQSHLRPNDHKHRNGRGSGPNSPPSHVKIIRPGVIAC